The genomic stretch CGTTGGGTGCGACGACAGCACGACGGCAGCTAAGAATAACAGACTTTGCAGCGCGGGCCATGGACCTGCATACCAGCGTTCCAGAATGCGGTTCCTGAGAGACGGAGGCGTGATAGTGTGGACGCCACTGCAGGTGCGGCGGGAAAGCCGACTAGCCAGGCCGCGTGCCATGGTAGAGTGAATTCTCCGTAGTCGATGTTCGACAACTGCACCTGAACATGGAGACACTGGATGCAGTAAATGCGTGGGGAAATTGGCCGTCGTCATGAGCGGCGCAAATTGTCGTAGGCGAGAGAGAGAGTGAGCGGTTGTCACCATCTCGTGCGTCGGTGGATCCTTCTATTCTCGGACACGTTATCTCGCTTGCAGGCCAATCATCCCCCGTTCACGGCCGGCAGACCCCAAACCGTTTCTCTGCTTCTGGTCAGGTCGGTGTCAGTGTCTCGCTCCTCTGTAGCGTGCTGCTCCAGCGCTCCTTCTCTTCTACCACGACTCCCGCTGCGACGTCGACAATTCACGGACCAGCGCTACCGGCAGTGGGGAGCCTCAGGACGAAAGCGATACCGCTACCACCGCACCCTCACGCCGCCGTCGCGCGATATTTGCTCCACGTCTGGTCCTACCCCGTTGCAACATCGCAGACAATCACACCCACGCTAGGACAGCGAATTGCGACCGACATTCCCCATAACACCCGCCTGTCCGACCAAACGCGAGCCCTTTGCGAGCAGATGCTGCCCTTTTGACCATCTCCACGTGAGTATTCACGACATCTCGTCATGCTGATTGCTGATCGTTGCCCGTTAGACATCTCGCTGCCAGCCGTCTGGCGTCCATTCTTTTCTCCACATTCGCTCCTCGCACTCTGTGCCTACTCGACTGACTCCATTGACTGGACCATTGCCAAGGCTGAAGCCTGAACGTCCGCTCATTTCAAGACGATACTGACAACCAACTTGCTGCTCGTCGCCACATGTTCTGCCAACACCTACACGACACTTGCAATTCGCCACTGATCCTCTGAGAGCATCTCCGCTAGGCCTATGGACTACGCCGCACCAGCCGCCAGGATACCGAGATTCTACCGCCAACGGCAGAATATCCCACTCAACGACCAAGAGGAGCATCCTGCGCCGGCCAGTTGTGAGCCGGAACCCAGACGAGAGGACATGGGCAGAGCTCATCGCTTCTTTCACCGCCGCGCAGCCCACGGGAACACGCGTGTAGTCACGGTTGCCGTCGAGGTTGTTGCTACTGTCGACACCAACGGGAAGTTGGTTGCGGAGGAGACTCTGGCGCCCGTCACACCACAGGTCCCTACTCCGGCAGTCACGGCAGCAGTCCCCGCATCACAGCCCTCGGTGCGTCCAGCAGCGCAGCAGCCCCTCCCGTCTGTCCAACTGCCTGCTGTACCGGCTGTGCCTACAGTAGCTCTCCCTGTCTTGCCAGTCGTGCCAGCCGTTCCCACAGTGCCGGTTCCCGTGTTGCCATCTGTACCAGCAGTACCGCCTTTTCCTAGCGATCTCACCGTCCCTGGATATCCCTATTCTACAGACGTTCCTGTTGCGCAACCTGCATCTCCAGAGGTCCCCAGCGCATCGCCAGTGCCGACAGGTGGACCCGGAAGTACCGTCAGACCACCTGGAGTCCCAAATCTATCGCTCCTTTCGTCAATACATTCCGGAAATTCGACCGCGTCCAGTAAGTGCATGAATGTGTTTTGTTTGACCAATCTAACATTACAGGCACTGTGCTGTCTTCGTTTGTTTCTCTGGGCAGCATCTCGGCCCCGACAGCGACAGAGCTCGTCGCCTCCATTGCCGATGCGCCAACTTTGGCGTCTGCATCACAGTCTTTACCCACATCCAGCTCTTTGCGATCTTCGACATCTTTGACATCTTCGACATCTTCGGCATCTTCAAAATCTTCGACGTCAAAATCTTCGACGTCCTTGACATCTGCGACATCGACATCAACATCTGCCGAGTCTCGTTCTGCTAGTCGCTCCGCATCTACCCCTGATGCGTCCACGACGGCCGTCTACtatggcggcggcggcggtaATGCGCCTGGAACGGTGACTTCCCCTGCTGCAGCCACGTCAACTGCTTCTGGTGCAGCTGCCAGCAGCCCCTCTCCACTTGAGACTCCACAAGTAGTCGGGAGTATAGTAGGCAGTCTTGCTGGTGCTGCGCTTATCCTCGCTCTAATCCTATTGCTTCTCCGACGCCACAAGCGAAAGAGAGGCGGTGCGCTGCAACTCACTGGCGACGATCATATCGAAAACCCCCAGTCTGTCAGACAGGCGCCTGCGAGTAGCAGTCTTGTCCCTGCAGCCTTTCTCCACCGCTTCTCTGCCATGTCGGGCAAGACAGCAGACACCACCACCAGCGCTGGTGAGAGGAGCTTCCAGAGGGTGTCTGGCCGCAAACTCCCCTCCGCATTCAGCGAGGGCATGACATCGGACCAGTTTGCTGGCGGAAGCACAATGTCTGGTTCGTCCTTCTACCAGGATGAGCACGGTGTCTATGGCGGCCCGGGCCTGTCAAAAGAGTTTGGAAAGGAGATTGGCGACTCCTCTCTTAACCGCGAGTCAGGACCGATGAACATCCGGCCTGGCCCAGCCAAAACACCAGTCATACGGCACCCCGAAGACGACAACCCCTTTTCGGACCGCAACTACCTGAGCCCACCGCAGTCGCCCAACACCGAGCCCCCTCCTAGAGGCACGCTTGGAAGAAGCCTGCCCTCAGCCGATGGGTCGCGCTCGAGCAGATTCACGGAGAATGTCTGAACGAGCCTTTACCCCTTCTTACACTCGCTCAATCTCTTTACCTCACGACACGCATGAACGTGCGTATTGCTTTATCTGCATTGTATCTACCGTCTCGATTGTCGGCGGTCTGTCTTGTATACCCCTGGATCCGCTCGACAAATTCGATACTCACCACATACTGTCCTTAATCGGGTCGCATTACCGCGGCCTAGAATAATGTCTTGTCGGTCTCCACTTCTGCTTTTTTACATTTGTCTGGTTTCGATTCGTACGAGCTGCCGTTTGGGAGCAGTGCGCAGTTACACCCTGGTTGCTTGATAGAGATACCCAGGTCCGCCCGTTTGTTTACAGGTCGTGTATATAtgctgcgtcaaggtagccCATGCATGTAGTCGCCATGTTTGACATGTATTGCGATTCGTGCAGGCTAGAGGTCTATTTGTAGAGTCGGTTAGGTTTATCCCTGACCAATGCACAAAAGTTTGATCTTGAATGTCGTTGTAGTTGTGATGTGGGTCGCTTCAGGCTTGGCGCGCCGAGAAGACTATGTTATCGCAGGACCATCTCCTAGAACGGTTCATGCTGCAAAGAATGTGATGTCAGCGTGCGCAATCGGTTAGCTCAGCCACAACCACAGCCGTTACAGCCTAGTCACGCACTGCCCCGAGATCGACGGCATGCTTGATGTGCTCCTAGCGTATAAGGCCGGCAACCTGTTTATATATAAGCTTGTGCGTCTGAGGAAGTATTTCTAGCCTTGTCAACTCTTCTATCACTCTATCAACTCTTTCAACGCTTCTGATCATCACCTACAACATGGCCTCCCTCGCCCCATCTCCTCAAGCCATTGGCGTATTCTCTCAGTTCATCGCTCAAGGCCCAGAGACGCTTGTTATGAAGGAAAAGGTCATGTCTCTCACCGGCGACAGCTTCAGCATCAAGCTCGCAAACGGTACGCCCCTGTTGAAAGTCGAGGGCAAAGTCATGAGCATCTCAGGACGAAAGAAGATGTTTGACATGCAAGGCAACCACATATGCAGCCTTGTCAAGGAGCATTTCCACATCCACACGACGTTTGCAGTGGAGGATCCCAGTGGTGCGAAGATCATGGAGGTGAAGAGTAATTTCAAGTGTAAGTTTAGATGGAAGGTGTAGCGGAGGTAGTTGCTAATCATCTTGGCAGTGTTCGGAAGCAAGGCAACTGCAACCTTTACCTCGCAAAGCGGAAAGCAGGAGACTCTTGTTATGCATGGCAACTATTTCGATACCAGCGCTGATATTATTGATGAAGCACAGGGGGGTATGTTTGATGACTCGTGGTGTGACTTGATGTTATGCTAACTGTCAAGCAGGCTTCATCGTCGCACGTATCAACCGCAAAATCCTCAGCGGCAAAGATATACTTTTCGGCCAGCAAACATACGGCGTGCAGATTGCACCGGGTGTAGATATGGCGCTCATTGCTGCTCTCTGCATCTGCCTGGATGAGAAGAACAACGAGCAATCAGGCTAAATACCCCCTATTGTTTCCATGACGAATGAATGAGTCTTTTTACCATTTCCTCGATTGCTTCCTTCTCTTTGTCGTCACAACGCATGAAGTGGTCTGGGATTGAATACATCCCAGGCATACTAGTTAATGATAACGAATACCAAACATCTCGCCCATCGGGCAACTTAGCCCAATATACATCATCAAAGCCCACTTGATACGAGACAAAGCTGCCGCGTTTCATGTCTGAAAGTGTCGCCTCGGGCCTTGTGACTGGAACGCAATGACAACGACTGACACGATTGAATGCAAATCCTCAAACACGTTATAACGGCATGCCCATGGCAATCAGTATTCAATGACAGTTTCGAGAAAATGGTGGAAGGCGTGAAGAATAAGCGCAAAGAATGACAAACAAGATAGGAGTAACCCATGTATTAGAGAGTGATCCTAGTCCATTCACCTCATGTGCCTCCCCTTTCTATGCCTAGCCTACTGCAAACAACGAGAATGAGAGTTTTACAAAGTCAAGACGAGGAAATAGCCCGTAAAACATGATGCGGGTGATGGAACAACAAGTCAAGGAAAGAACTGAAAAAAGAGTGATGATAGTGAAATATGCTTGAAAACGCCATGTGATGAATGCTACGCTGGACGCAAGGAAAGTCGGTCTTCTTCAGAAAACGTATATCCTTCTTACAACCTCTTCCTCTGTGTCTTCTTCGACACCACCTTCTCACCGGACACGCCTTGCGTATGCGGTCCTGAGGCAATGTATTGGCCTGGACGGATAACGCGGTGTAGCTGGAGCTGGAGCTAGGACATATGAATCATATTCTCATTCACTTGGACCCAACGAGTAATTCAGACCCTGGCACGTCATGTCCAAAGTCAAGGATCAATGTCCTTCCATCCTGGCTCGTGGCTACAACACGTCTGTAATCGCTCTTGGCTGATAGAATCCAGCTTGTTGTCCAGTTTTTGTAAACGGCATATGTCTGACCGGTTTCGTAGTCGGAGACTTGAATGCTCTGGTCGTATGAACCAGAGACGATGCGGCCGTTGAATGCGTCGAGGAACAGAGAACGCACAAGGCCATCGTGCTTGACTCTGCTGTGGACAAGCTCACCGGTCGACGCATCAAACTTGTATACAACATGGTCGTTGCCACCTGCGAGCACGTACTTGGCGTCATCGGAGAATTCAACAGCTGCAAGGCCACGGTCCTCTGACGGAAAGTCCTTGATGGAAACACCAGTCTCCAAGTTCCAGAGCTTGGCAATGCCGTCGCCACTAGCAGAGACGAGGAAGTTGCCACGTAGCTGGACAGCGTTGACGGGTCCGCGGTGGCCCTTGAGTGTGCGGATGCAGTTGCCCGTCTTGCGATCCCAGACTTTGATCATGGCGTCCTTGGAGCATGAGATGATGTACTTGTCGTCGAGGCACACATCAAGAACACCGGCCTCGTGTCCGCGAAGTCGGTACATTGGAACGTATTCGTCACCAGTAATGTCCCACACAATGCAGGTGTAGTCTGAAGATCCAGTCACCATAATCTCGCTGTCATACTGGAGGCACAGAATGGACGCATCGTGGTAGTCGATAGGAACCGTGTAGATTTCGTTGCCGACCTTGGTTCCGTTCATGGATGCATGGCTGATGACGCGTTCCGGTCTCTCTTCCATGGACGGGGGAGTGTTTGCCGTTGGACGGTGGTTGGGTCCACCGTATACCCTGATGCATTTGTAAGTTTTGAGGTCCCATACACGAATGGTCCGGTCACGCGAGCCGGTAATGGCCTTGTTCTCGTCAAACTGGCAGCAGTAGACGCTGTCGGTGTGGCCGTTGAGGTAGATGGCAGCGGGGGTTCCAGTCTTCCATCGGGCGTCGATGATGCTCCTGGCCTCGAACATTCTCTTCCAGTCCTGTGCAGGAGCAGGGTTGCCGCCCGACATCTTGCCGGTGCCCAGACCACCCATCTGGATCGGGGCGGGTGACACGTGTACCTCGGGCTCGTGTTTGCGGAGGAAGACGTTTCGCCATACGTGTGGCGACGATGCGTGTTCGTGCCAGCTGCGAGAGACGCGCTCGGCACGGACCAGGGATGCTGCGTCGAGGTTGGAAAGGACCGTGGTAGCGAGTTCAGCAGGGAGGCGTTGGAAGGGGTCGACTTTGGCACGGTTAGCTTGGTCACCACGTAGCAGTGCCACGACTTActcatcttcttctctgTCACGCTGTCGGCCCGCACAATCGGCGAGGCACACGTCATGTCGACACCGCTCTCGTTGTCTTTGATGTCGTCGTCGCGCATCGACGGGGTGATGAGGCCATTGAGGAAACGTTGCGTGTGTTCTTGCTCGCGGCGGAGCTGGTTCTGGCGGTCCTGGttggcggcggcggctgCTTGTCGTGCGGCCGAGCCTGGAAGGACGGGGGGATAGGCGGGGGCAGTGAAGACGTTCTTGAGGTCGGTCGATGGCCCTGAAGCGGTAGGGCGGCGGCGCATGCTACTCAGGCGCTTGAAGGGAGAAAAGACTTTTGAGTTGAGCGGCGTGCTGGGCGGCTGTTGGAACGTGGGAATGCCCGAGTCTTGGTGCTGCAGGGGCTGTCGTTGATGGTCGGTAGCGAGTGGTTTGGCCGTGCTCGACGAGGGAAGTGACTCAAAGAGAGAGTGAATGGAGCCACGACGGCGCTGTGCGGGCGTTGCTGAAGAAACAGACGACATGCGCCGGCGCGTCTTTTGTCGGGTGAAACTGCCCGTGACGGCCCCAATGGCGCGGGAGAAGGAGCTTGACTGTGAGTGCTGTGACGAGCCGTCGACGTGCATGGTGGCCTCGTTGACGGCATCGAGCATGTTTGCGTCCTTCATGTCCTGGTGGTAGTGCGTGGGGAACGTCTGCGAGATTGTGCGCTTCATCGTGTGCGGCGGCGGTACGGGGGCAGCGCTGTCGTCGTCTACGTCGGAGGAGGTCTTGGGCCGGTGCGACAGGATTGACTGTCTGCGCGCCGACATTGATGCTGGCACGTCGGGCAGGCGTTGGCAAACTCGCTAAACGTGGCGATTCAGATGGACGACGGCAAAGGAGCGGCGCTGGTCGGGCAAAGGATGGCGAGACGCTGTGCGATGGGCTGACGAAGAGAGCGTGCACAGCAACTCTGATGCCGTGAAATGAAGCCGGAAAGGAGCCGGGACGATGGCGAGAAAAGGAGGGTGAGGGCGGAAACAAGGACGGCAGAACGCTGGCACGGGAGGGTATCGCATAAGTACCAAGTAGAGTGGAGGAAAAGGCAAAGCAGCCAGAGTCTGCGGCAACACTAGCTAAGGAGAGGTGCAGGGAGTGATGTGACATTACTCTCTCCTGCAGCCGATCTCAACTCCGGTTCGAGTGCGTCCCGAACCTGGTCTGTTCACAAAGCAACACCATCCCTGCCGCCTCCGTCGCCATAACCACGCCTGACGCTCAAACAAAATCCTCTGACCGTTGTCGTTGCTGCCACCACACCCACACCACACACCGCTCCCACCGTTTGCACCTGAATCGCTTTGAGACGATACGCGAAACCAACCAAACGCTGCAAAACATCATGGCTACTGCCCCGCCCGCACCAGTCCCCAGTCTGTACCGCTTTGTCTTTCTCTGGCTGGAGCCCGTTTCCACCCTCACAGGCGCCGTCTATGCCTACTTCTTCCAGCCCATCTACCTCAACCTCACCCATGCCCCCAGTGCTCCCGGCTCCGACATTCCCATTGCTACAAGCGTCGTCCTAGCCCAGCTAGCCAACTTGTACCTTGGCTTGAGTTTGATCGAAGCCTCTATCCTGCGCGCAACCACCGAACTCAAGGTCTGGAACGCCCTCATCGTCTGTCTGCTGCTCGCCGACTTTGGGCACCTGTATTCCGTCCTACCCCTTGGCGCCCATGTCTACTGGGCCTATTGGCGGTGGAACGCCATTGACTACGGCAACGTCCCTTTTGTCTACTTTCTCGCCATTACCCGCATCTGCATGCTCTTGCGCCTAGGTTTCCCCAGCCAAGGTGTGAGTGAAGGTGTGAGTGAAGGTGTGAGTGAAGGTGTGAGTGAAGGTGTGAGTGAAGGTGTGAGTGAAGGTGAGAGGTTGAAGAGCACATGACGTGCTAGGCGAACCTTCAACCCAAGCCATGCCCCTAGCTCACCACTACGGCTATCGTAATCTCAATCCATCTCAAACCAATTGCACCGTGATAGCTCAACTTTCTGTCCTGCCATTCGCCCGCCAAATGCCATCAATCCGCAGTAGGCAACCTAACCGAGTGGGAATACCCCAGATCCACCCTCGCATACCCTGTCCGCGTAGAGCGCCACACTTCTACACCGCCCAATTCTCACCACCTCACCATGTTACTAAATGCTTTCTCAACCATTTCTTGCATATAGCTGACGCATACCCCCCCTGCATCCACCATACATTTTATCGCCTCTCGCCTCTGCTCAAACCCAGCCAACAGATCGCTGACACATCTCGAAGAAAAAACATCTCCAAAAGACTGCGCGTGGCGTACTTGGCTGCATGCAGCTTGCCGAGAATAGCTGCGTGCCTCGCCACGCTCTTCTCAGCCTTGCCCTGCATAGCCGCAGGTCAACAAGGGCGGCATGCGCTTCCGCAACACTCAACGTCATACCTCTCTATTCGCTTCCTGCACCCTCGGAACTGTCCGGGTCGTGTACATCTGCAGAGTAATGTTGAGGTAACGTGTGTCGTCGGAAACGTCCCAAGACTGCTACCATGGGTCGACGCTGTTAGGCTCTCCATGACATGTGTCTTGCATCATGTCAAACCACGCGGTCGCTACCTTTTGCACTGTACCATGGTTCGCCAGTGTTCTCGCCGACTCGATGCTAGTTCGGTTCTGTAATCCGCCGTCATCTTATATCGGTAGCGCTTTCGCCCTGGTCAGGTGTAGAGTGCGGGGAAGGGATTACCCATCGCTACATCACTTACAAAGTCTATCTGCTCAAGTGCAGCGCATGTCAATGCCCACTGACGGGATGTCGTGTTTCAACCACGGCGGCATTTATGCGGGTCGTGCAAAATCAACCAGGACTTTATCGCGAGAAATTGGTAGATGACTATTGTTTCTAGTTAGTCAACGTAGTCTGCATTGTGGTGTCCGGTTGGCTATCAATACATCAACGGCAGCGACTAAGATTCGTGTACCGTAAACCATCCCGCTTTCTTCTCCTTTTGGTCTCTGAAGTAGCAAGCAAACGACTCTGACTCTTCCAGTTGTTTGGTTTGTTCGATCAGTATGGCGGTTCCCAGTGCCGGAAACCTCTCAATCAGCCGTAAAAATGCGGCATGGAATAGGAATATCTTGTTGCGTAGGACCGCCTTGGCAATCATTGCCCAGGACCCATCATTCCACTGATCCATGTGATAGCTATGGTACCAATCGATCCACCAGCCCAGGTCTCTTGGTTCCATCTGTTCTGTAACAGTGATGAACCTCTCTGTCAGCAGATAGACAAAGTGAGGCGAGTCGTAGACTTCACCCAGCTCCCAGAGAGTTACATAGCCCAGTAGGCGCCGAAAGTTATACTGATGCTGCGCGGCCCACTTGGACATGCCCGCCATGCCACTTACAGTGCTCACGACTTCCTGCTCCTCGAGTTCGTTGTTATATAGGTACTTGACGAACAAGCGGAGGAAGAGAGGGTCCTTGTTTTGCACAGAGATGACCTGTTTCCCTTCTGACATGGCCAACATGTTCTGTTTGAAAAAGAAGTGTGGTGTTGTATTCAATGCGGAGCTACGCAGACGCTTCTCGAACCAACTGCATCGCTGTAAGATGTATCTGTGGGCGTGCAGCTCGCTGGTGGACCCGTCATGGTTCACGATGATCTCGACGTCGAAGGGAGCTTTGTCGTAACCCGGGAAGTCATAAATCGTTGGTTGTGAATATGGGATGTAAGGAGGCATGACTGTGGTTTGACGTAGTTCGTGAGCGAAATTTCAAGGGTCTTATAGCCGCTGGAACTTTGTGCGCAAGTGGTATTGCTACAGGTCAAGCGATGGAGAGCAGCAATCAGATGAGACGCATGGTAGCAAGCAAAAACTGCTTTTAGAATGGTCAGTGATTGTCTGTATATTCCATTTGTAGAAGCTCTTGGACAAATACCAGAGGCATTACGAGTGGGTACCTGGGGGGGGTACGAGGTGCTTTGAGAGATCCGTGTACGCAGCAATGCCGCGTTTTCTTAGCAAGAATACATCCATGCCCTTCATGGTAGACGATAGGATGAAGATTTCCATGACTTGATGCTGGCATGGCGGGGGTGGCTGGAATGAAATGATTTGTGCACGGCAAGAGCAGGAAGTGAGTGAAAAACTTCCACCTTAGGCATCGGAAGACACGAGAGGGGAAGGCGCAAAGGACCCAGCCTCAATGATATGTCACGTGACAAACATAGGATACTTCCAGAAACAAAGCCTCATACAGTACCTCTACATATCAGACAATCAAAGTGTGCCTGAAGATACTTAATTCCAGATATTGCAAATGAAAAGCGCGTTTTCGTTTCGCCCCGGCTTGACAGATAGGCACCGAGCAGTGTAAGGCTCTCATCGCCGAACTCTAATATATCATACCTGCTCAGTATAGGTAGTTTGAACTGCCTATGTATTCAGAACCACCATAAGAGTAACAGGTGCTTGAGCCAAGAATTCTTTCACAGCATCAATGCAAAGCATGGACGTGATGTGTCTTATCTAAAGTATTAAGTTGTTCTATGTCTATAAGCCCCCAGCTAGCACCCAGTCAACGCCAGTCTATTCTACTCCATCCATCTCTTCCGCTTCCACCTCTTCATCTTCCACCACCTCTATTTCGTCCACGAGGTCCTTTGAGCCGCTCCCTTCGCCCTCCTTGTCGAACTCCCTAATATCATGCATTGTTCTCATGAAGCGGTGATGATACTTGCTCACCTCTTGGGCGTCTGATTGAAACTTTTCTATCTTCAATTCAAGGGCATTCCGTAACTCAAATTCCCGGAAGAATTCCTTTTCGTATACAGCAATTTTCTCGATCGTCCTATCTGTCTCCTTCGTGAGTTCTAAAGCTAACGCGAACTGGGTACCCATCTCTGTCTCGGGTGACATTTTCTCGCATAGAGTGAAGAGCGCAGTCCTCGCTTCGTCACGCTCTTTGTCGACAGCTTCCTCCTCAAGCAGAAGTTCCTCGAGTTGTTTGGTGACAGCATCGGTCTTTGCCTGCTCACTGTCTATTTCCGCCTGGGCATTGAGCTTCATTGCCGATTCTTTCACCACATACATCATGGCTGCCGACCAGATGAGGACAGATGTCTTGGATGCCGATGCATTGCTCAACCCTGCTGGATAATGGCTGAAACCACCGCCGTTGTGGATATAGCCGTCAGCCAGCTTTGTCCAGCCAATCTCGGAGATTTCGGACTGTTCGGGCTTGTAGACGAGGTATATGACGGCCTGTTCGATGTGGTATGGACCATTGCTACTCCATTCTTGTAAAGTCGTGGGCAGTATCGCGCAAAGGGTTTCGGTGAGGGCCATCAGGTAGTTGGAGTAGTGGTGCGACGCTTGTTCGCGCAGGCGCGGGATACATTCGTTCGAGTAGCCAACGTCGACCAAAGGGAATTCCAGTGGCTTGTTCCAGTCGGCTTTGAGGACTTCATTGAGGCGTTTCTGCAGCGCATTGACAAATGTGATCGTCCTCTTGATCCGATCCGGAACCAATCGCCACACCCGAAGCTTCTTGCTGCTCGAAGCCTTGCCCTTTGCGATACCGGTAGTTGCCAGCTTTGCTAGCTGTGGCTGGGGAGCTCTGTACATCTCGTGAGCCTCGTATTCGCCTGGCTTCTTCGCGTGCTCGACATAGTAATCGCTCCACATGTACGCCCGATATGAAGCTGGCTCTCGCGCGCTGAGCTTCAATTGCACCTTGTACTTGTCGGCCTTGAAGTTGTCAATGGTGTTCGCAAGCTGGGCATCGACAGCGTTGAATGTGCCTGGCTTGATCTCGCCACAGAGCTCATGATTGTAGCCCTTGACGTAGCCGAGCATATACTTACTGATCTCGTACAGCTCTTCCACGGTTGGAGAGTAGCCATCGTCGTTTACGAGTTGCTGGTGGTAGATGCCGGGTTGGTTCGCTGCCTGGTCCCAAAGCTTGTCCAGGATCGCTGCGAGTACTGCGTCGTTGTTGCGGTCGAACGCAAGATTGCCAAACGCCACTGACTGAAGAAGCCTAGGATAATTCTTGAAGCGCTGTGAGCTCGTCATCTATGACCTGGCGCGCAAGGCCTTGGTGACCAGACTCGATGTAGACTTGCTCCCCAACGCGCCTTTGACTCTTGCAGCTCGGTTCTGTCTAGTGCTGGGATAT from Pyrenophora tritici-repentis strain M4 chromosome 1, whole genome shotgun sequence encodes the following:
- a CDS encoding Tub-2 domain containing protein, whose protein sequence is MASLAPSPQAIGVFSQFIAQGPETLVMKEKVMSLTGDSFSIKLANGTPLLKVEGKVMSISGRKKMFDMQGNHICSLVKEHFHIHTTFAVEDPSGAKIMEVKSNFKLFGSKATATFTSQSGKQETLVMHGNYFDTSADIIDEAQGGFIVARINRKILSGKDILFGQQTYGVQIAPGVDMALIAALCICLDEKNNEQSG
- a CDS encoding BTB domain containing protein → MPPYIPYSQPTIYDFPGYDKAPFDVEIIVNHDGSTSELHAHRYILQRCSWFEKRLRSSALNTTPHFFFKQNMLAMSEGKQVISVQNKDPLFLRLFVKYLYNNELEEQEVVSTVSGMAGMSKWAAQHQYNFRRLLGYVTLWELGEVYDSPHFVYLLTERFITVTEQMEPRDLGWWIDWYHSYHMDQWNDGSWAMIAKAVLRNKIFLFHAAFLRLIERFPALGTAILIEQTKQLEESESFACYFRDQKEKKAGWFTVHES
- a CDS encoding WD40 repeat protein is translated as MSARRQSILSHRPKTSSDVDDDSAAPVPPPHTMKRTISQTFPTHYHQDMKDANMLDAVNEATMHVDGSSQHSQSSSFSRAIGAVTGSFTRQKTRRRMSSVSSATPAQRRRGSIHSLFESLPSSSTAKPLATDHQRQPLQHQDSGIPTFQQPPSTPLNSKVFSPFKRLSSMRRRPTASGPSTDLKNVFTAPAYPPVLPGSAARQAAAAANQDRQNQLRREQEHTQRFLNGLITPSMRDDDIKDNESGVDMTCASPIVRADSVTEKKMIDPFQRLPAELATTVLSNLDAASLVRAERVSRSWHEHASSPHVWRNVFLRKHEPEVHVSPAPIQMGGLGTGKMSGGNPAPAQDWKRMFEARSIIDARWKTGTPAAIYLNGHTDSVYCCQFDENKAITGSRDRTIRVWDLKTYKCIRVYGGPNHRPTANTPPSMEERPERVISHASMNGTKVGNEIYTVPIDYHDASILCLQYDSEIMVTGSSDYTCIVWDITGDEYVPMYRLRGHEAGVLDVCLDDKYIISCSKDAMIKVWDRKTGNCIRTLKGHRGPVNAVQLRGNFLVSASGDGIAKLWNLETGVSIKDFPSEDRGLAAVEFSDDAKYVLAGGNDHVVYKFDASTGELVHSRVKHDGLVRSLFLDAFNGRIVSGSYDQSIQVSDYETGQTYAVYKNWTTSWILSAKSDYRRVVATSQDGRTLILDFGHDVPGSELLVGSK
- a CDS encoding SelP-N domain containing protein → MATAPPAPVPSLYRFVFLWLEPVSTLTGAVYAYFFQPIYLNLTHAPSAPGSDIPIATSVVLAQLANLYLGLSLIEASILRATTELKVWNALIVCLLLADFGHLYSVLPLGAHVYWAYWRWNAIDYGNVPFVYFLAITRICMLLRLGFPSQGVSEGVSEGVSEGVSEGVSEGVSEGERLKST